CCCACATAGGCGATGAGATCCTTGCCCGGCACCTTCTTCACATAAGTGATCTTGGGCTGGATGGTGTTGGTGGCCGGGTTCTTCCAGCGATACTCGGTCCAACCCTCGCCCTTCAGGCCGGTATTGAGGATGTCCTTGCCCAGTTCCTTGCCATCTTCATCGATGAAATTCAGGACGCTCTTGCCCTTGTTCTCGGGCTTGGGGGGATAGATCACCCAGTTGCCCTGGGTATCGATGACGTTGACGTAGATCTCGCCGAACTTGAACTCGCCTTCGGTGGTGAAGGCCTTGGCGGCTTCATCGACACCCTTGGCGGCGATGAAATCGGCCGCCTTGATGGCGATGGCCTTGACCTCGTCCTGGGTCGGCTTCTTCGCCTGGGCGAAAACGGCGCTGGCGGCAATGGTCGCCATCAGTACGGTGACACTCAAAATC
Above is a genomic segment from Paramagnetospirillum magnetotacticum MS-1 containing:
- a CDS encoding cache domain-containing protein, producing the protein MKFLKILSVTVLMATIAASAVFAQAKKPTQDEVKAIAIKAADFIAAKGVDEAAKAFTTEGEFKFGEIYVNVIDTQGNWVIYPPKPENKGKSVLNFIDEDGKELGKDILNTGLKGEGWTEYRWKNPATNTIQPKITYVKKVPGKDLIAYVGIYK